In the genome of Terriglobia bacterium, the window TTCGCTGCCACCGCAGGACGACCCAGGCCGAGACCCCGAGGAGGACCAGCGCCCCGACCATGCGGAGCGCGGCGCCGAGCAGGGACGGAGCGGCGGCGGGGGCCGCGGCGAGCGCTTCAACGGCCGGCGTCATCCCCGTCCTCCGGCAGCGCGACGAGCTTGAGCGCGATCGCCTTGCCGCTCGCCACGGGCTCGACCTGTCCCAGCTCGACGTCACCGGCCACCAGGTCGAACGGAGCGCCCAGGGGCCGGTCGAGGACGATCACGTCGCCCGGTTGCGACGACGCCAGTTGTCCGACCGTGCAGTGGGCCCGGCCCACGCGCACCGAGATCGCGACAGGCACTCCTTCGAAGCCCGCGAAACGAGAGCCAGGGTTCCCGGGATTCTTCGTGTTCACCGATGGGACCTCCGGTGTGGGGCAGAGCAACGCCCGTACCATGGAGGTCGGCCCGCCTATTTGTTGAAAACAAACGACCCGATGGATGGAGCGCGCGCGGAGAGCCGGAGGGTCGACGGTCGGTCGACGCCGGCGCCGAGGCGCGCGATCGGATTCCCGACGGGGGGGCTCCCGGGGTGGCGGGCGGTGGCCGCCAGCACCGGACAAGCCTTATCCCGTTCCTCCACGAACGGCAACCTGCCGACGCCTTTTCGCTTGACTGGCGCATCGCCGACGTGTAACCAAAGAGCGTGGATGCATTCGGGATCTCCCGCGTGAGAGGGCCGGTGGGCCTATCGGTCCTGGTGGGACTTGCATTGTTGGCTGCCTTCTCCCACAGCCGCGACCTGGCCTTCGATGATCGCTCCTGTTCACAGGAGGCCACTGAGCGGGAGAACGCGCCGGTTCCACGAACGCCGGATGGCTCTGAGGT includes:
- a CDS encoding FliM/FliN family flagellar motor C-terminal domain-containing protein, which translates into the protein MNTKNPGNPGSRFAGFEGVPVAISVRVGRAHCTVGQLASSQPGDVIVLDRPLGAPFDLVAGDVELGQVEPVASGKAIALKLVALPEDGDDAGR